In one window of SAR324 cluster bacterium DNA:
- a CDS encoding AAA family ATPase — translation MLKPGVRNIAYGASDFEDIRQKNDYYVDKTRFIPVLEENRYLFFIRPRRFGKSLWVSILETYYDIAKKDKFERFFKGLWIGDHPTPERNSYLILPFNFSAVRADVEHVQSSFEGYGRIQIHAFLDTYASLIPEQTKKSIVGEATVSLKLSSLFKAAASLNLPLYILIDEYDNF, via the coding sequence ATGCTCAAACCCGGTGTTCGCAATATCGCTTATGGCGCGTCCGACTTTGAGGACATTCGCCAGAAAAATGATTACTATGTTGACAAAACCCGCTTCATTCCGGTGCTGGAAGAAAACCGCTATCTGTTTTTCATCCGTCCCCGACGGTTTGGCAAGTCGCTGTGGGTCTCGATTCTGGAAACCTATTACGACATCGCCAAGAAAGATAAATTTGAGCGGTTTTTCAAGGGACTCTGGATTGGGGATCATCCTACCCCGGAACGCAATTCCTATTTGATCCTGCCTTTCAATTTTTCCGCGGTCCGGGCCGATGTGGAGCATGTACAATCAAGTTTTGAAGGTTATGGCCGCATCCAGATTCACGCGTTTCTGGACACATACGCATCCCTGATTCCTGAACAGACAAAAAAATCCATTGTCGGGGAAGCGACTGTCAGTCTCAAACTTTCCTCATTATTCAAGGCCGCCGCATCGCTGAATTTACCGCTGTATATCCTGATTGATGAATATGACAACTTCG